From the genome of Primulina eburnea isolate SZY01 chromosome 12, ASM2296580v1, whole genome shotgun sequence, one region includes:
- the LOC140806664 gene encoding uncharacterized protein encodes MDKVAMIKERLKAAQDRQKSWADLKRRPVEFEVGEKAYVKVSPMKGVIRFNMAGKLNPRYVGPFEILEKVGTLAYRLALPPDMSRIHNVFHVSQLRRYIPDPSHILDAGPLLVESNLNEELKYEEIPIRIVDSKDQVLRQRTIPYVKVQWSNHTEREATWELEEKMREQYPYLFEDHA; translated from the coding sequence ATGGATAAAGTTGCTATGATCAAAGAGCGACTAAAagctgcacaagatcgacagaaaagttggGCTGACTTGAAAAGAAGACCTGTTGAATTCGAAGTTGGAGAGAAGGCATATGTgaaagtgtcacccatgaagggtgtaatcCGATTCAATATGGCTGGGAAATTGAAtcctagatacgtcggaccatttgaaattctGGAGAAAGTGGGAACGCTTGCTTATAGATTAGCACTTCCACCCGACATGTCAAGAATTCATAATGTATTCCACGTCTCGCAGCTGAGGAGATATATTCCTGATCCAAGTCACATACTGGACGCTGGACCACTTCTGGTTGAGAGCAATCTAAATGAAGAGCTGAAGTATGAAGAAATTCCGATTCGAATTGTGGATAGCAAAGACCAAGTACTGAGACAACGaactattccatatgtcaaGGTACAATGGTCCAATCACACCGAAAGAGAGGCTACttgggagttggaagaaaagatgcgaGAACAATACCCTTATCTCTTTGAAGATCATGCttag